TCAAACCATTCTTTTGTGTCTCCAGCTCAAAGCCGTCCGATGAGTCGAAATTCTTCCGATCAATTTCAACGGCTTTCAATACGGGAAGAAAAGCGACAAACAGGAATAAAGTGAACCTGATCTTTTTGTGGAGTGTCATGGTTTTGATTGAGGTCTTTTGAATCACCTTGTAGTTAGAATTAAAATGTTACCAGTAGAATCAGTTATTCCTCAAGTACTGCTCGACTATATGGAAGGTCTCAGGACCCACGATGTCGACTTGATTGCGAGCACGCTGGCAGAGGACGTTCGATTTGTAACTCCTGCCAAGACGATGGGCAAGGCGGAGATTCTCGAGTTCCTGACAGCGCTGTACCGCGGATTTCCTGATTGGAGCTATGATCATGATGGACTGAAGCAGTTGACGGACGGAGGTTTTGCCGTGAGATGGAGGCAAGGCGGGACTCATACCGCTTCTTTGGAATTCCCGGGTTTCGCTGGTGTCGCTCCCACAGGTAAAACGGTTGCGATTCCGGAGCACAACTTTTTCTATAAAATTAAAAACAACCTGCTCGTCGAGATTCGCCCTGACCCGATTCCGGGGGGAGCGCCGCGTGGTATTTTTGAACAGATTGGAGTAGAGCTTCCGCCGCTGTAAACTATGGATCGCTGGGTTAGACAAATTCCTTTGTTTATTCTCGGGCTGTTGACAGCGCCCGGAACCGGCTTTGCCGAATTGTCCACGTCTGAGGGCAAGGTATCTCACGCTGAGGCAATGGCCGAAGGGCTGGTTTTGTTTAAAGACCAGGTGCTAGGCATTCTTACGGAAAATTGTTTGGAATGTCACGGCGGCGAAAAGATTGAAAGTGACTTTGATATGTCCACTCGTGAGTTGTTGTTTGCAAGTG
The Verrucomicrobiota bacterium DNA segment above includes these coding regions:
- a CDS encoding ester cyclase; translation: MLPVESVIPQVLLDYMEGLRTHDVDLIASTLAEDVRFVTPAKTMGKAEILEFLTALYRGFPDWSYDHDGLKQLTDGGFAVRWRQGGTHTASLEFPGFAGVAPTGKTVAIPEHNFFYKIKNNLLVEIRPDPIPGGAPRGIFEQIGVELPPL